Proteins from a single region of Runella sp. SP2:
- a CDS encoding T9SS type A sorting domain-containing protein yields MNRFYCKTLALFFFVLGLMLTFGSHAQTVRYVKVDGMGDGLSWATASSDLQAMINADGVQQVWVAAGTYKPIRAADGTLNPSNIRATSFKMKSGVAIYGGFAGGETTLNDRNWRTNATVLSGEHQGDDDIENNSYNVVLNFGNGLSSTSVLDGFTITGGNANGQFIIINAYGGGICNYEAGSPTIINCTFFENEANFGGGIYNLKSSTNLINCVFIGNQARFGGAMNNIEASPSVVNCSFSGNRANNNGGGAVSCIMNSYPSFKNCILWGNSSEIYKDESSTAIYTNTLVKGLVVGGFQGTEDPLFVGQPAVGLGTSGDLRLQACSPAINAGSNTDNTVTIDLDGNPRKVGVIDLGAYEYQSVPTAILPTVGTSNPTTCGGSNGSITLGGFMSNTLYSVAYKKDNTAVSATNFTSNSNGVITLTSLGTGNYTDIVATYGSCVSQAATASLQDPAKPALALSAIPVVCAGATSFTIPYGNETGSPNKYSISGTGIVAVSDGNLSNPITVTLSSPTSESSISFVLTVKNATTSCESSTITGSVTVNPVSVGGVVSSAQTICSGTAPADLSLSGQTGSVVKWQKSSDANFSTPIDIAWTATTLPSATIGSLAADTYFRAVVNSGVCSEAISSTVKITVNPVSVGGVVSSAQTICSGTAPADLSLSGQTGSVVKWQKSSDANFSTPIDIAWTATTLPSATIGSLATDTYFRAVVKSGVCSEVISSTVKITVNPVSVGGVVSSAQTICSGTAPADLSLSGQTGSVVKWQKSSDANFSTPIDIAWTATTLPSATIGSLAADTYFRAVVKSGVCSEAYSSSALIQIHRKPTITLSMLQQTLNEGNNPVLCDTDANPVNSLQFNVTGLCVSGSPVWRSQVGNSTWSDWSTNAPISQPSNNQPHRYQAACDVNCPVTYTSPIVLTISYRASIPQNVSMIADGMTVNEGETKEVCNIEGNTLTFNATCASGEMLLYSVDGGDYSSVVPTQLVDGQSHNYRVRCRKSDGTVSCVETESGVMRLRIVSSSLTAPVASLNVTTGCGSPVVFSGITNCGALTTIWYNAVTNLALPSLPNQTPTETTSYYARCQAGGGCLSEKSNVVTYTVIPVGVAPAITASQDIVCMGTTVKISANCPAGSQAFWNTGVTASSFEVSFSNVTKQTYWAKCLFEGGCQSVESVRKDVYWNAFVVTLVNVGQPKSAVKVNDRAAWSSQFITRDGGPELEQSTQQNPTLYYVENANKVAPRYWTINVDACALGTDGSLTFDMLATPEMGVIRSFNTHENNAPYFMYANREGWTELYAQNHPAYGFYQDNGAGGNVYDAGLPKGLYKLGIRYWDQKGWGSIYPSTRKPQGNVLAYQEYWFRIQSKDGIGVGAARQVATGSGQVAKGKGQGADNGKQITDSVSFATVMPNPVTHMLRLKVQDSKGQLVQTSLTDATGREVVCRNFVPETNTHQEEFGVSALPTGMYFLKVTTAENQATLKVVKVH; encoded by the coding sequence ATGAACCGATTCTACTGCAAGACCCTTGCACTCTTTTTTTTTGTTTTAGGACTAATGCTGACTTTTGGAAGTCATGCTCAAACCGTCCGCTATGTAAAGGTAGATGGTATGGGCGACGGCCTGTCGTGGGCTACTGCTTCGTCGGATTTGCAAGCGATGATTAATGCTGATGGGGTACAGCAAGTATGGGTAGCAGCTGGTACCTACAAACCAATAAGAGCAGCTGATGGTACTTTAAACCCTAGTAATATACGGGCTACTTCTTTTAAAATGAAAAGCGGGGTAGCCATTTACGGAGGTTTTGCAGGGGGAGAAACAACTCTAAATGACCGTAATTGGAGAACAAATGCCACTGTATTGAGTGGTGAGCATCAAGGGGATGATGATATTGAAAATAACAGTTATAATGTTGTTTTAAATTTTGGTAATGGATTGAGCAGTACGTCAGTGCTTGATGGCTTTACCATCACTGGAGGTAATGCCAATGGCCAATTTATTATAATAAATGCTTATGGTGGCGGAATATGTAACTATGAGGCGGGCTCACCGACCATCATTAACTGTACTTTCTTTGAAAACGAAGCAAATTTTGGAGGTGGAATATATAACTTAAAATCCTCTACTAATTTAATCAATTGTGTTTTTATAGGAAATCAGGCTAGATTTGGTGGGGCAATGAATAACATTGAGGCTTCTCCAAGCGTTGTAAATTGTAGTTTCTCGGGTAATAGAGCAAACAATAATGGAGGGGGAGCGGTAAGTTGTATAATGAACTCTTATCCGAGTTTTAAGAACTGTATTTTATGGGGTAATAGCAGTGAAATATATAAGGATGAGAGTAGTACTGCTATTTACACAAATACCTTGGTCAAAGGCTTGGTGGTCGGAGGCTTCCAAGGTACGGAAGACCCGCTGTTTGTCGGTCAGCCTGCGGTAGGGCTTGGTACATCGGGAGATTTGCGCCTGCAAGCCTGCTCACCTGCCATTAATGCAGGAAGCAATACTGATAACACTGTTACGATTGATTTAGATGGTAATCCGCGCAAAGTAGGTGTAATAGATTTAGGTGCGTACGAGTATCAATCAGTTCCTACGGCAATTTTACCCACGGTGGGAACCTCCAATCCCACTACTTGTGGTGGCTCAAACGGTAGTATTACATTGGGTGGATTTATGAGCAATACCCTTTATTCGGTTGCTTACAAAAAGGATAATACGGCGGTTTCGGCGACTAACTTTACCTCAAATAGTAACGGAGTGATTACATTAACGTCTTTGGGGACAGGTAATTATACAGATATTGTAGCTACGTATGGCTCATGTGTTAGCCAGGCTGCCACGGCTAGCCTTCAAGACCCTGCTAAGCCAGCGCTTGCGTTGAGTGCAATTCCAGTCGTTTGTGCGGGGGCTACGAGTTTTACGATACCTTATGGTAATGAAACGGGGTCGCCAAACAAGTATTCGATTTCTGGAACGGGTATTGTCGCGGTTAGTGATGGCAATTTGTCGAATCCCATTACGGTCACGCTGAGCAGTCCAACTTCGGAGAGTTCGATTTCTTTTGTCCTCACGGTAAAAAATGCGACTACCAGCTGTGAATCCAGCACTATTACAGGGTCGGTAACGGTTAACCCTGTGAGTGTGGGCGGCGTGGTGAGTTCGGCCCAAACGATATGTTCGGGAACAGCTCCAGCAGATTTGAGTTTATCAGGCCAAACGGGAAGTGTGGTGAAATGGCAAAAGTCGTCTGATGCTAATTTCAGCACTCCAATTGATATAGCTTGGACTGCAACGACATTGCCGAGTGCAACAATTGGCAGCTTAGCGGCAGACACCTATTTCAGAGCGGTGGTGAATAGTGGCGTATGTAGTGAAGCGATTTCAAGTACAGTAAAGATTACAGTCAACCCAGTAAGTGTGGGCGGCGTGGTGAGTTCGGCCCAAACGATATGTTCGGGAACAGCTCCAGCAGATTTGAGTTTATCGGGTCAAACGGGAAGTGTGGTAAAATGGCAAAAGTCGTCTGATGCTAATTTCAGCACTCCAATTGATATAGCTTGGACTGCAACGACATTGCCGAGTGCAACAATTGGCAGCTTAGCGACAGACACCTATTTCAGGGCGGTGGTGAAAAGTGGCGTATGCAGTGAAGTGATTTCAAGTACAGTAAAGATTACAGTCAACCCAGTAAGTGTGGGCGGCGTGGTGAGTTCGGCTCAAACGATATGTTCGGGAACAGCTCCAGCAGATTTGAGTTTATCGGGTCAAACGGGAAGTGTGGTGAAATGGCAAAAGTCGTCTGATGCTAATTTCAGCACTCCAATTGATATAGCTTGGACTGCAACGACATTGCCGAGTGCAACAATTGGTAGCTTAGCGGCAGACACCTATTTCAGAGCAGTGGTGAAAAGTGGCGTATGCAGTGAGGCTTATTCTTCTTCGGCGTTGATTCAAATTCACCGAAAACCTACAATTACGCTGTCGATGCTCCAACAGACGCTTAATGAAGGTAACAACCCAGTTCTTTGCGACACCGATGCCAATCCTGTTAACAGTTTACAGTTTAATGTTACGGGTTTATGCGTTTCGGGGTCACCTGTTTGGCGTAGCCAAGTTGGCAACAGTACATGGAGTGATTGGTCAACCAATGCACCAATTTCCCAGCCGTCCAATAACCAACCCCACCGCTACCAAGCAGCTTGTGATGTCAACTGTCCCGTGACGTACACGAGTCCGATTGTATTGACGATTAGTTACCGCGCATCGATTCCTCAGAACGTATCAATGATTGCCGACGGCATGACGGTGAATGAAGGGGAGACGAAAGAAGTATGCAATATCGAAGGCAATACGCTAACGTTCAATGCGACTTGTGCTTCGGGAGAAATGCTGCTTTATTCAGTGGACGGGGGCGATTACAGCAGTGTGGTTCCGACGCAATTGGTGGATGGCCAGTCCCACAATTACCGCGTACGTTGCCGCAAATCCGACGGAACAGTTTCGTGTGTGGAGACAGAATCGGGAGTGATGCGTTTGCGAATCGTGAGCAGTTCGTTGACGGCCCCCGTGGCGAGTTTGAACGTAACGACTGGTTGTGGCAGTCCCGTGGTGTTTAGCGGGATAACAAATTGCGGTGCGTTGACGACGATTTGGTACAATGCCGTTACAAACTTGGCTTTACCAAGTTTGCCGAATCAAACGCCGACGGAAACGACGTCTTACTACGCTCGTTGCCAAGCGGGCGGTGGTTGTTTAAGTGAAAAGAGCAATGTAGTGACTTACACAGTGATACCTGTTGGGGTAGCCCCTGCAATTACGGCAAGTCAAGACATCGTTTGTATGGGAACAACGGTAAAAATCTCGGCGAACTGTCCTGCAGGAAGTCAGGCGTTTTGGAATACGGGGGTAACGGCTTCAAGTTTTGAGGTTTCGTTTAGCAACGTAACCAAGCAGACCTACTGGGCGAAGTGTCTTTTTGAGGGTGGTTGCCAAAGCGTGGAAAGTGTTCGCAAGGATGTGTACTGGAATGCTTTTGTGGTGACGTTGGTCAACGTAGGTCAGCCAAAGTCGGCGGTAAAAGTAAACGACCGCGCGGCGTGGAGTAGTCAGTTTATCACGCGCGATGGCGGTCCTGAATTGGAACAAAGTACGCAACAAAATCCGACGTTGTACTACGTAGAAAACGCCAACAAGGTAGCGCCTCGTTACTGGACAATCAACGTGGATGCTTGCGCCTTGGGCACGGATGGCTCGTTGACCTTCGACATGTTGGCGACGCCCGAAATGGGGGTGATTCGTTCCTTTAACACGCACGAGAACAACGCGCCATATTTTATGTACGCTAACCGCGAGGGTTGGACGGAGCTTTACGCCCAAAATCATCCCGCGTACGGATTTTACCAAGACAACGGTGCAGGAGGTAACGTATATGATGCAGGGTTACCCAAGGGTTTGTACAAATTAGGCATTCGTTACTGGGATCAAAAGGGGTGGGGCAGCATCTATCCTTCTACAAGAAAACCGCAGGGGAACGTGTTGGCCTATCAAGAATATTGGTTTAGAATCCAGTCGAAAGATGGTATTGGTGTGGGCGCAGCGAGGCAAGTGGCAACTGGCAGTGGGCAAGTGGCAAAGGGCAAGGGGCAAGGGGCGGATAACGGAAAACAGATAACTGATAGCGTGTCTTTCGCCACCGTTATGCCTAATCCAGTCACGCATATGCTTCGCTTGAAAGTGCAAGATAGCAAGGGGCAGTTGGTGCAAACTTCGTTGACTGATGCAACGGGTCGAGAGGTAGTGTGCCGTAACTTTGTTCCTGAAACGAACACCCACCAAGAGGAGTTTGGCGTGAGTGCGTTACCGACGGGGATGTATTTCTTGAAGGTGACGACGGCTGAAAACCAAGCGACTTTAAAAGTAGTAAAGGTACACTAA